From Halanaeroarchaeum sulfurireducens, a single genomic window includes:
- the amrS gene encoding AmmeMemoRadiSam system radical SAM enzyme, translated as MSNSSLGTGVRADLSESLEDDRVRCTACAFRCTLDPGQRGICQVRENVDGELRLLTYGKVYDKPYGLPGTVDPIEKKPLYHYKPGTRVLSFGGASCNFSCQFCQNHHIAFADPEDIDLRDVQPEEAVESATEQACDSVAWTYNEPTIYAEYIRDGARAASDQGLGTVIVTNGYFTEEFADMLEPVLDAANVDIKGFREQPHRKYMGSRLEPTLRGAEYLIDRDVHVELTYLIIPDLNDDREEIRDFAEWVYGLDPSVPVHFTRFRPAYNMQDRPETPLSTLRMAHDVATDVGLEYVYVGNVPEAKYSDTLCPDCGATWISRRGFRATVESDLSEPCSCGREKDIVR; from the coding sequence ATGTCGAATAGCTCGCTGGGAACGGGAGTTCGCGCCGACCTGTCCGAATCGCTCGAAGACGACCGCGTCAGGTGTACTGCCTGCGCGTTCCGGTGCACCCTCGACCCGGGACAACGCGGCATCTGTCAGGTCCGGGAGAACGTCGACGGCGAACTCCGATTGCTCACCTACGGCAAGGTCTACGACAAACCGTACGGGTTGCCAGGGACCGTCGATCCCATCGAGAAGAAGCCGCTGTACCACTACAAGCCCGGCACTCGCGTCCTGAGCTTTGGCGGGGCCTCGTGTAACTTCTCCTGTCAGTTTTGTCAGAATCACCACATCGCCTTCGCTGACCCCGAGGACATCGACCTCCGGGACGTCCAGCCCGAAGAGGCCGTCGAGAGCGCCACCGAGCAGGCCTGCGATAGCGTCGCCTGGACCTACAACGAGCCGACCATTTACGCCGAGTACATTCGTGATGGCGCACGCGCCGCGAGCGACCAGGGACTCGGGACCGTCATCGTGACCAACGGCTACTTCACCGAGGAGTTCGCCGACATGCTCGAACCGGTTCTCGACGCGGCCAACGTCGACATCAAGGGGTTTCGGGAGCAACCCCACCGGAAATACATGGGAAGCCGGCTCGAGCCGACGCTCCGGGGTGCGGAGTACCTCATCGACCGGGACGTCCACGTCGAACTCACCTATCTCATCATTCCAGATCTCAACGACGACCGCGAGGAGATCCGCGACTTCGCCGAATGGGTTTACGGCCTCGATCCGAGCGTCCCGGTGCATTTCACGCGATTCCGCCCGGCGTACAACATGCAGGACCGCCCCGAGACGCCGCTTTCGACGCTCCGGATGGCACACGACGTCGCGACCGACGTGGGTCTGGAGTACGTGTACGTCGGCAACGTGCCCGAGGCGAAGTACAGCGATACTCTGTGTCCCGATTGCGGGGCGACCTGGATCAGTCGCCGGGGATTTCGGGCGACCGTCGAGTCGGACCTTTCCGAGCCGTGTTCGTGCGGTCGCGAGAAGGATATCGTCCGCTAA
- a CDS encoding radical SAM protein, translating to MGDPVTGNGPTRPQLERQIDRLEKRYEECDLCAHECDVDRTSGELGLCREDDTASVGSHGPHFGEEPPLSGTAGSGTVFLGSCNLGCVFCQNWQLSQHARGTTDRTPREIADIALDLEAQGCHNVNFVSPTHVAPSLARAVLLAREEGLSVPVVWNCGGFENETAIRDLDGLVDIYMPDVKWADDEAARNYSKASGYWDAARSSLREMHRQVGDLRTDADGLATQGLLVRHLVMPGFVENAKQIVDFLVDEISPDTYCNVVTFSALKGGACRWAPVLTTKRW from the coding sequence ATGGGGGATCCGGTGACCGGAAACGGCCCGACCCGACCGCAGTTGGAGCGACAGATCGATCGCCTCGAAAAGCGGTACGAGGAGTGCGACCTCTGTGCCCACGAATGTGACGTGGACCGGACGAGCGGCGAACTGGGGCTCTGTCGAGAGGACGACACGGCGTCGGTCGGCAGCCACGGCCCACACTTCGGAGAAGAGCCGCCGCTGAGTGGCACTGCCGGGAGTGGCACCGTCTTTCTTGGAAGCTGCAATCTTGGCTGTGTCTTCTGCCAGAACTGGCAACTCAGCCAGCACGCCCGCGGCACGACCGACCGAACGCCCAGGGAGATCGCCGACATCGCCCTCGATCTCGAGGCGCAGGGCTGTCACAACGTCAATTTCGTCTCACCGACCCACGTCGCCCCGAGTCTGGCGCGAGCCGTTCTCCTCGCCCGTGAGGAGGGACTGTCCGTTCCGGTCGTCTGGAACTGTGGCGGATTCGAGAACGAGACGGCCATCCGCGACCTCGACGGACTGGTGGACATCTACATGCCCGACGTCAAATGGGCCGACGACGAGGCCGCTCGAAACTACTCGAAGGCGAGTGGCTACTGGGACGCGGCGCGCTCATCGCTGCGCGAGATGCATCGACAGGTCGGCGACCTTCGCACCGACGCTGACGGACTCGCCACCCAGGGACTGCTGGTCCGCCATCTCGTGATGCCCGGGTTCGTGGAGAACGCGAAGCAAATCGTCGATTTCCTCGTCGACGAAATCTCACCCGACACGTACTGCAACGTCGTCACCTTCTCCGCCCTGAAGGGCGGAGCTTGTCGGTGGGCTCCCGTTCTGACCACTAAACGGTGGTAG
- a CDS encoding RNA-guided endonuclease InsQ/TnpB family protein, with product MDTVELRRTAVVKLDVDDDAHHLLQETIDRFKQSAQMVADDGWNGTEDGYIVTSKTELHDRTYDEVREATDELNADLVCAARNRAADALDSCAEKRKDGENPSKPQFTSDSVVYNLNAITYYDEYATLATVDGRIEAEYVLPEKDVPPTTYFADEWEKREATLHHRDGDYYLHIAVVKETDTEPEDAENGAVLGVDLNVDGHLAVTSSGAFIGNADYLNHKRREYEVRRGKMQQAGTRSAHLTMQSLGGRFANWSEDYLHRVSKALVQEALAHDCTHIAFEKLDHIRKRISNASKFQQWAFRRIQEHAEYKAAEYGVVVEKIAPQYTSQRCSHVDCSFTHEDNRDGDEFECLKCGREYHADYNAAKNIARKRLQNWHKSGSGGATSHLALKSGTLNVNGIYTPTTV from the coding sequence ATGGATACGGTGGAGCTTCGACGTACTGCCGTCGTGAAACTTGACGTAGACGACGATGCTCACCACCTTCTCCAAGAGACGATAGACCGCTTCAAACAGTCCGCTCAGATGGTTGCGGACGACGGCTGGAACGGTACGGAAGACGGCTACATCGTCACGTCGAAAACTGAACTCCACGACCGGACATACGACGAAGTACGTGAAGCGACCGACGAACTCAACGCAGACCTCGTGTGTGCCGCGCGGAATCGAGCTGCCGACGCACTCGATTCCTGTGCTGAAAAACGCAAAGATGGCGAGAATCCCTCGAAACCACAGTTCACGTCGGATTCGGTCGTCTACAATCTCAACGCAATCACCTACTACGACGAGTACGCCACGCTTGCCACTGTGGACGGACGTATTGAAGCCGAGTACGTCCTGCCCGAGAAGGACGTACCACCGACGACGTACTTTGCTGACGAGTGGGAGAAACGCGAAGCAACATTGCATCACCGTGACGGCGACTACTACCTCCACATCGCTGTCGTCAAAGAGACGGACACAGAGCCGGAAGATGCCGAGAACGGAGCGGTTCTCGGCGTCGACTTGAACGTGGATGGACACCTTGCCGTCACTTCGAGTGGTGCGTTCATCGGCAACGCCGACTACCTCAACCACAAGCGGCGTGAGTACGAGGTGCGGCGTGGAAAAATGCAACAGGCCGGAACGCGGTCGGCTCATCTGACGATGCAATCACTCGGTGGGCGATTCGCCAACTGGAGCGAAGACTACCTGCATCGTGTCTCGAAAGCACTCGTGCAAGAAGCTCTCGCACACGACTGTACGCACATCGCGTTTGAGAAGTTGGACCACATCCGCAAGCGCATCTCGAACGCGTCGAAGTTCCAGCAGTGGGCGTTCCGGCGCATCCAAGAGCACGCCGAGTACAAGGCCGCCGAATACGGCGTAGTGGTCGAGAAAATCGCGCCACAGTACACCAGTCAACGATGTAGTCACGTTGACTGTAGTTTTACCCACGAAGACAACAGAGACGGCGACGAGTTCGAATGTCTGAAATGTGGGCGAGAGTATCACGCTGACTACAACGCCGCGAAGAACATCGCTCGGAAACGACTCCAGAACTGGCACAAGTCTGGTTCTGGAGGGGCAACCAGTCACCTTGCCCTGAAGTCGGGGACGTTGAACGTGAACGGCATTTACACGCCTACCACCGTTTAG